The following coding sequences are from one Arthrobacter sp. PvP023 window:
- a CDS encoding biotin--[acetyl-CoA-carboxylase] ligase yields the protein MDAPQPADGQDPNNTQSSETGPERQNTDVPSVAQPDAVPRVGLNRAELGNAEFLSANGIAQLTVVDSTGSTNADLLQGVTVDPRAWPDLSVLTAEHQTAARGRLDRHWEAPPLSSVSVSIVLRPVNAEGRPLPTNSYSWFSLLAALALREALLETAGIPAEIKWPNDVMVRGRKIAGILAQLGPMGDGSVPPVILGTGLNVTLTAGELPVPTATSVLLENARTVDRTALLKSYLSRFAALYRNFCNADGDPAAGMAGGPSLHKRVESVMSTLGKQVRAQLPGDHEIIGHASRLDEYGSLLVVDSARHEHVVTAGDVVHLRPWTPPGAGSGTGTETGTGAAESGYA from the coding sequence ATGGACGCCCCACAGCCTGCCGACGGCCAGGACCCGAACAATACGCAGTCTTCCGAGACCGGCCCGGAGCGGCAGAACACTGACGTGCCTTCCGTTGCTCAGCCGGACGCTGTTCCCCGCGTCGGCCTCAACAGGGCCGAGTTGGGCAATGCGGAATTCCTCTCCGCCAACGGCATAGCGCAGCTCACGGTGGTGGACTCGACAGGCTCCACCAACGCGGACCTCCTGCAGGGGGTGACTGTGGATCCCCGCGCCTGGCCGGACCTTTCAGTGCTGACGGCCGAGCACCAGACCGCGGCCCGCGGCCGGCTGGACCGCCACTGGGAGGCGCCGCCCCTGAGCTCCGTTTCCGTGTCGATCGTTCTCCGCCCGGTTAATGCCGAAGGACGGCCGCTGCCCACGAACAGCTACTCCTGGTTCTCGCTCCTGGCCGCGCTTGCCCTGCGTGAGGCGCTCCTGGAAACGGCAGGCATCCCGGCCGAAATCAAATGGCCCAACGACGTCATGGTGCGCGGCCGGAAGATCGCCGGCATCCTGGCGCAGCTTGGACCCATGGGGGACGGCTCTGTTCCGCCGGTGATTCTGGGCACGGGCCTCAATGTGACCCTGACTGCCGGGGAACTCCCCGTTCCCACTGCCACGTCCGTGCTGCTGGAGAATGCCCGGACTGTCGACCGGACGGCACTCCTCAAGAGTTATCTTTCGCGCTTTGCCGCGCTCTACCGGAACTTCTGCAACGCGGACGGCGACCCCGCTGCCGGGATGGCCGGCGGACCCTCGCTGCACAAGCGGGTCGAGTCGGTCATGAGCACCCTCGGCAAGCAAGTGCGCGCGCAGCTGCCGGGGGATCACGAGATCATTGGCCATGCCTCCCGCCTGGACGAGTACGGCTCCCTCCTGGTGGTCGATTCAGCCAGGCACGAACACGTTGTGACGGCCGGTGACGTCGTCCACCTCCGGCCGTGGACCCCGCCGGGCGCAGGCAGCGGAACAGGAACCGAAACGGGTACCGGCGCCGCCGAAAGCGGATATGCGTAA
- a CDS encoding PH domain-containing protein, translating into MRKDLLPGEQVITVTRPQPRKLFFPGLLFIVAPALGAFASAWIVKGEPARLVPLITEEWTIWLVAVCVGAVAWILLGYCLPRVLRWHATQYVLTSRRIVARYGMLRRRDMQIPLASVHHIGVSQSLWQRILRSGNISLDTGQGADAVIPDVPEAVKFRNFVLDAIDDLPPGAVFEADRAQQLAGDAQYYRPRDMGEQWDPREGGRDER; encoded by the coding sequence ATGCGTAAAGACCTCCTGCCGGGTGAACAGGTCATCACTGTGACCCGGCCGCAGCCCCGGAAGCTTTTCTTTCCGGGGCTGCTGTTCATCGTTGCCCCCGCCCTGGGTGCCTTTGCCAGTGCCTGGATCGTGAAAGGCGAACCGGCCAGGCTGGTTCCGCTGATCACTGAAGAATGGACGATCTGGCTCGTCGCAGTGTGCGTCGGGGCTGTTGCGTGGATACTGTTGGGGTACTGCCTGCCTCGCGTGCTGAGGTGGCACGCAACGCAGTACGTGCTGACCAGCCGGCGGATAGTTGCCCGTTACGGCATGTTGCGCAGGCGGGATATGCAGATCCCGCTCGCTTCCGTGCATCACATCGGCGTCAGCCAGTCACTCTGGCAGCGCATATTGCGGTCCGGGAATATATCGTTGGATACCGGGCAGGGTGCCGATGCCGTCATCCCGGATGTGCCGGAGGCAGTGAAGTTCCGCAACTTCGTCCTCGATGCCATCGATGACTTGCCGCCCGGCGCGGTCTTCGAGGCGGACCGGGCGCAGCAATTGGCCGGGGACGCGCAGTACTACCGGCCGCGGGACATGGGAGAGCAGTGGGATCCGAGAGAAGGTGGAAGAGATGAGCGTTGA
- a CDS encoding adenylate/guanylate cyclase domain-containing protein, with protein MPSPPDAVVETATLEAAVLETAALDTVSVEAPVLETSVAGDSADTPVATHRPIPHDPAPYDPAPGGRPAGTSPSEAPATGTLSAERLAAKALEARLLGGERKLRRREVAAGAGLSLLSARKLWRALGFPNLGDEDVAFTERDQAALSTVVDLVRAGKLTEEAAISVTRAIGQMTDRMVVWQIEALVEDMVHRQGVSDAVARKRLVNQLPSLVDALEEMLVYSWRRQLNAGVQRLAVRAEAGLQASEEGREGDEDDAPLPLARAVGFADLVSYTSLSRRMNEKTLAQLVQRFENKCAEIISVGGGRLVKTVGDEVLYIAETPAAGAEISLALSQAFTEDEILPQARVAMVWGRILSRLGDIYGPTVNLAARLTALADPGTVLVDSMTAAALEQDERFVLVPQKAEEVRGFGEIHPVLLQRGSGRGLVLD; from the coding sequence ATGCCCTCACCACCGGACGCAGTAGTGGAAACCGCCACCCTTGAAGCCGCTGTGCTGGAAACGGCTGCGCTGGACACAGTGTCGGTGGAGGCGCCCGTGCTCGAGACCTCCGTTGCCGGGGACTCCGCCGACACGCCGGTGGCAACACACCGGCCGATACCCCACGACCCCGCCCCGTACGATCCGGCTCCGGGGGGCCGGCCGGCGGGAACATCCCCGTCAGAGGCACCCGCCACCGGGACACTCTCCGCCGAACGGCTCGCAGCCAAGGCACTCGAAGCCAGGCTCCTTGGCGGTGAGCGCAAGCTCCGCCGCCGTGAGGTGGCAGCCGGTGCCGGACTGTCCCTGCTGTCCGCCCGTAAGTTGTGGCGCGCCCTGGGCTTCCCGAACCTCGGAGACGAGGACGTCGCCTTCACCGAGCGCGACCAGGCAGCTCTGTCCACCGTGGTGGACCTGGTCCGCGCGGGGAAGCTCACCGAAGAGGCGGCCATCTCGGTGACCCGCGCCATCGGGCAGATGACTGACCGGATGGTGGTGTGGCAAATCGAAGCCCTGGTGGAGGACATGGTCCACCGGCAGGGCGTGTCGGACGCCGTGGCCCGCAAGCGGCTGGTCAACCAGCTTCCGTCCCTCGTGGACGCCCTCGAGGAAATGCTCGTTTACTCCTGGCGCCGGCAGCTCAACGCGGGTGTCCAGCGACTCGCCGTGCGGGCCGAAGCCGGACTGCAGGCGAGTGAAGAGGGCCGCGAAGGCGATGAGGATGACGCGCCGTTGCCCCTTGCGAGGGCAGTCGGCTTTGCGGACCTGGTCTCCTACACCAGCCTTTCCAGGCGCATGAACGAGAAGACGCTCGCCCAGCTGGTTCAGCGTTTTGAAAACAAGTGCGCCGAAATCATCTCGGTAGGCGGCGGCCGGCTGGTGAAAACAGTGGGCGACGAAGTTCTCTATATTGCCGAGACGCCCGCGGCGGGCGCCGAAATTTCCCTCGCCCTGTCGCAGGCCTTTACCGAGGACGAGATCCTGCCCCAGGCCAGGGTTGCCATGGTGTGGGGGCGCATCCTTTCGCGCCTGGGCGACATCTACGGGCCCACCGTTAATCTCGCCGCCCGGTTGACCGCACTGGCCGACCCCGGCACGGTGCTGGTGGACTCGATGACCGCCGCAGCCCTGGAACAGGACGAGCGGTTTGTGCTGGTGCCGCAGAAAGCCGAGGAGGTCCGCGGCTTCGGCGAAATCCACCCGGTCCTGCTCCAGCGCGGAAGCGGCCGGGGCCTCGTCTTAGACTGA
- a CDS encoding Ig-like domain-containing protein, protein MKRPSRSVTPNAEPTPNHRRARILRGTAFAVAGAALVAGAIIYPGFKTTEVELNDGGVWVVSKTKNAVGRLNYPSRVLDGAVTPASTTFDILQNSGNVFVDDETGSTLNQVSPANMQLGGDKQLPGSADVSFGSAVISVTDAAKGKVWALSPSTVNGFDEEATEPAVVGSEGLVSAVGTDDRIYSADPKTGVVTVTAVDANGETTSSESGTWDGLKGAGDLQLAVVGDKPVVLDAGRGKLFLPGGRGLDLENARDAKLQQSGPASDVVAVATQKALLKQPLDGSSAKTVSFDGEGVPAAPVQLGGCVHAAWSGANKYVRDCVNDADDKNVEVPKASASPSYVFRVNRDLVVLNDVNSGNVWLVNQNMQLVNNWDDVIPPQQTSDDADKDSADEVQQTVLPDRTKPNSAPVAKPDTFGVRAGKTAILPVLDNDTDPDGDILTVRAPDPINSGVLAPIYGSTGFQVSVPADKTGSETFKYSVDDGRGLSASSDVTLHIIPPGENSAPRRKPTRNTSLVVQAGKLVSQNILTDWIDPDGDDLYVVSASSSDPQDQVKARPDGLLSFQDGGSEPGRKVVTVTVSDGQSTAEDKVTVDVRAPGALPPIANADHIVAVAGVDTVIAPLKNDSDSQGGALRLAQVTPDGNSTATMGADQQTFTFTSTAEGAHYVTYLVTNGPASAQQLVRVDVVPGNGDGAPVAVRDTALLPSGGSVLVDVLGNDSDPSGGVLVVRSVTAAEGQPVSASVLNHSVIRITDIRAEGQLNVKYTISNGKASASGDIAVLVVPAPAKLQAPQAKPDEVSVRAGDVVTIPVLENDTDPNGGKLTLEPELAQKPDDADGRMFRSGGTLRFIAGDVPKTVYAIYKVTNESGQSDSQQVTIRIRARDDERNTRPEPKNLTARVVAGMVVRIPVPLDGIDSDGDSVQLIGVDKAPAMGTAVVKDGYLEFTATGTAAGTDTFTYRVRDRIGAENTGTVIVGIAPPEANNQKPIAVDDAVDVRPGRQIAVDALSNDSDPDGDPIGLVANGFEARPELRVESADGGKVLLTAPGAAGNESVSYKIQDDKKAQGSAVIRVRVSPDAALKSPVAQDDVVTPAETLGKSAVDVPVLKNDSDPDGVAADLKVTLPDGNPNARVGGDGSVVVSLVPNDQLVPYTVTDVDGQSATAVVWVPGQGEQYPTLARTDVLEVMAGKEAAIDLGEYVRVRDGRTARITQADKVRVQGADTGNVIAGNGNALRYAALKDYVGPGSITFEVTDGSGPDDPQGLKSTLTVITRVVPDPNANHEPTFSGTDLEVPLAETASLELGNLAKDVDDGDQEKLAFELDGTLPEGFKAAIEGQTLKLSADSGVAAGRKGIIPLKVTDGRSGPVRAAVTATVVASSRPLPTANEDVIDKANAGRTETINVLANDFNPFGETPLKIISATVETGSAAGAPAVNGDSITVTPADGSKGVMVIRYTVLDKTGDPSRQASGRVRITVRDKPDAPSAPTATDVRSRTAVLKWAPPSDNGASITKYTVRSNGFSQDCPTTTCTLSGLTNDVKYVFTVTATNEVGESESSAASNEIRPDEKPSPPEAPTVKAGDKNMVIAWPAAKTEGSAVKGYNLEISPPPANGVAVKNGVTGLNYTWPGLTNGVRYKVRAQAVNELGPSDWGIYSSEDNPAGVPAAPAAPTSAVASAVGTTNQLRVNWSEPDTNGDPIRNYFVTMSGGGGAPQTQTIAGTVRTANFTANNSEAEYTFTVQAENKAGKGAVSPPSAPRRATGKLGQVSGVSVTPADTGGAGRKVTINFKELTAAERNGSAYGEVSYSYNASTGQGGPIKPGQTVGGFTNGDATSITVVANSTVAPSSDASTAARATPYGAPGTPSASGQNGGQNQKSLSFSWSSPSTATNDVANTRINIDGRGWETVAASGTRTVNTGGFDERHSIQVQTSNSVGTGGPVAEATAQSGPAKTNWDAAVNGYRTCTDAPASGQTSWRSPTNAEHTCDGVIRGYPWIYGSGPSFTVNCFMWRTVPDARGTYKWYRINTHPDGRFVGRAIQVGNTTLGEPESHGIPQCS, encoded by the coding sequence ATGAAACGGCCATCTCGATCCGTGACGCCCAACGCGGAACCGACGCCGAACCATCGGCGTGCACGGATTCTTCGAGGCACCGCTTTTGCGGTGGCGGGTGCTGCTTTGGTGGCTGGTGCGATTATTTATCCGGGGTTCAAGACCACTGAGGTGGAGTTGAACGACGGCGGTGTGTGGGTGGTCAGTAAGACCAAGAACGCTGTTGGGCGGTTGAATTATCCGTCGCGGGTGCTGGATGGTGCGGTGACGCCGGCGAGTACTACGTTCGATATCCTGCAGAACTCCGGGAACGTTTTCGTTGATGATGAGACCGGCTCGACTCTGAATCAGGTCTCGCCGGCGAATATGCAGCTGGGCGGGGATAAGCAGTTGCCGGGGTCGGCTGATGTCAGTTTCGGTTCTGCCGTGATTTCGGTGACGGATGCGGCCAAGGGCAAGGTGTGGGCTCTGTCGCCGTCAACGGTCAACGGCTTCGATGAGGAAGCTACTGAACCGGCCGTGGTCGGTTCGGAGGGCCTGGTGTCCGCTGTCGGGACGGATGACCGGATTTACAGTGCGGATCCGAAGACGGGTGTTGTGACTGTGACGGCTGTTGATGCCAATGGTGAGACGACGTCGTCCGAGTCGGGCACGTGGGACGGTCTGAAGGGTGCGGGTGATCTGCAGCTGGCTGTGGTGGGGGATAAGCCGGTGGTCCTGGATGCGGGGCGGGGGAAGTTGTTCCTGCCGGGCGGTCGTGGGCTGGATCTGGAGAACGCGCGGGATGCGAAGTTGCAGCAGTCCGGTCCGGCGTCGGATGTGGTTGCGGTGGCGACGCAGAAGGCGTTGTTGAAGCAGCCGTTGGATGGTTCGTCGGCGAAGACGGTGTCCTTTGATGGTGAGGGTGTTCCGGCGGCTCCGGTGCAGCTGGGCGGGTGTGTTCATGCGGCGTGGTCGGGGGCGAACAAGTATGTCCGTGATTGTGTGAATGATGCTGATGACAAGAACGTTGAGGTGCCGAAGGCGAGTGCGTCGCCGTCGTATGTGTTCCGGGTGAACCGGGACCTGGTGGTGTTGAACGATGTGAACTCGGGCAATGTGTGGCTGGTGAACCAGAACATGCAGCTGGTCAACAACTGGGACGACGTGATCCCGCCGCAGCAGACCTCGGACGACGCGGACAAGGACTCCGCCGATGAAGTGCAGCAGACCGTCCTGCCGGACCGCACAAAACCTAACAGCGCGCCGGTTGCCAAACCTGACACCTTCGGAGTCCGCGCGGGCAAAACCGCCATCCTCCCCGTCCTGGACAATGACACCGACCCCGACGGCGACATCCTCACGGTCCGCGCCCCGGACCCCATCAACTCCGGGGTCCTGGCCCCGATCTACGGTTCCACCGGTTTCCAGGTCAGCGTGCCGGCGGACAAGACCGGCTCCGAGACATTCAAATACTCCGTGGACGACGGCCGCGGCCTCAGCGCCTCCTCGGATGTCACCCTCCACATCATCCCGCCGGGGGAGAACTCGGCCCCCCGCCGGAAGCCGACCCGGAACACCTCCCTGGTGGTGCAGGCCGGCAAGCTCGTCAGCCAGAACATCCTGACCGACTGGATCGACCCTGACGGCGATGACCTGTACGTCGTCAGCGCCTCCAGCAGCGATCCCCAGGACCAGGTCAAAGCCCGGCCGGACGGACTGCTCAGCTTCCAGGACGGCGGCTCCGAGCCCGGCCGCAAAGTAGTCACGGTTACGGTCTCGGACGGCCAGTCCACTGCCGAGGACAAGGTCACCGTGGATGTGCGGGCCCCGGGAGCGCTTCCGCCGATCGCCAACGCCGACCACATCGTCGCCGTCGCGGGCGTGGACACGGTCATTGCGCCGCTGAAGAACGATTCGGACTCGCAGGGCGGAGCGCTCCGGCTCGCCCAGGTCACTCCCGACGGAAACTCCACTGCCACCATGGGAGCGGACCAGCAGACCTTCACCTTCACCTCCACTGCCGAGGGCGCCCACTATGTGACCTATCTCGTGACCAACGGCCCGGCCAGCGCACAGCAGCTGGTCCGCGTGGACGTCGTTCCCGGCAACGGCGACGGCGCCCCCGTCGCCGTCCGGGACACCGCCCTGCTGCCCAGCGGCGGCAGTGTGCTGGTGGACGTCCTCGGCAACGATTCGGACCCCTCGGGCGGCGTGCTGGTGGTCCGATCCGTCACAGCCGCCGAGGGCCAGCCGGTCAGCGCATCGGTGCTGAACCACTCGGTCATCAGGATCACCGACATTCGGGCAGAGGGGCAGCTTAACGTCAAGTACACGATTTCCAACGGCAAGGCGTCAGCGAGCGGAGACATCGCGGTGCTGGTGGTTCCAGCACCGGCCAAGCTCCAGGCCCCGCAGGCCAAACCTGACGAGGTATCGGTCCGGGCGGGCGACGTTGTCACCATTCCGGTGCTGGAGAACGACACCGACCCCAACGGCGGCAAGCTCACCCTTGAACCCGAACTGGCGCAGAAACCCGACGACGCCGACGGCCGCATGTTCCGTTCCGGCGGCACCCTGCGCTTCATCGCCGGGGACGTTCCCAAGACGGTCTATGCGATCTACAAGGTCACTAATGAATCCGGGCAGTCGGACTCCCAGCAGGTCACCATCCGCATCCGTGCCCGCGACGACGAACGGAACACCCGTCCCGAGCCGAAGAACCTGACCGCACGCGTGGTCGCCGGCATGGTGGTACGGATTCCCGTGCCGCTGGACGGGATCGATTCCGACGGCGACTCCGTCCAGCTGATCGGCGTGGACAAGGCCCCGGCGATGGGAACTGCGGTGGTCAAAGACGGCTATCTCGAGTTCACCGCCACCGGAACGGCCGCCGGCACTGACACGTTCACCTACCGTGTCCGGGACCGGATCGGCGCCGAAAACACCGGCACCGTAATAGTCGGAATTGCCCCGCCGGAGGCCAATAACCAGAAGCCCATTGCCGTGGACGACGCCGTGGATGTCCGCCCCGGGCGCCAGATCGCCGTCGACGCGCTCAGCAACGACTCGGACCCTGACGGGGACCCCATCGGCCTGGTGGCCAACGGCTTCGAGGCGCGCCCCGAACTCCGGGTCGAGAGCGCCGACGGGGGCAAAGTGCTGCTCACGGCACCCGGCGCCGCCGGCAACGAGAGCGTCAGCTACAAGATCCAGGACGACAAGAAGGCCCAAGGGAGTGCCGTGATCCGGGTACGGGTCAGTCCCGATGCCGCGCTCAAGTCCCCGGTCGCGCAGGACGATGTGGTCACTCCGGCCGAGACGCTGGGCAAATCCGCCGTCGACGTCCCGGTTCTCAAGAACGACTCGGACCCCGACGGCGTCGCCGCCGATCTCAAGGTCACCCTGCCGGACGGCAACCCCAACGCGCGCGTCGGAGGTGACGGCAGTGTCGTCGTGTCCCTCGTCCCGAATGACCAGCTGGTTCCGTACACCGTCACCGACGTCGACGGCCAAAGCGCGACGGCGGTCGTCTGGGTTCCCGGACAGGGAGAGCAGTACCCCACCCTGGCCCGCACCGACGTCCTGGAAGTGATGGCAGGGAAGGAAGCCGCCATCGACCTGGGCGAGTATGTCCGCGTCCGGGACGGACGCACCGCCCGGATCACCCAAGCGGACAAGGTCCGCGTGCAGGGTGCGGACACCGGGAACGTGATCGCCGGCAACGGAAATGCGCTGCGCTACGCTGCGCTCAAGGACTACGTGGGACCCGGCTCCATCACCTTTGAAGTGACTGACGGTTCCGGTCCGGACGATCCCCAGGGTCTGAAGTCCACCCTGACCGTCATCACCCGGGTGGTTCCGGATCCCAACGCCAACCACGAGCCCACCTTCAGCGGAACCGACCTCGAGGTGCCGCTGGCCGAAACTGCCAGCCTGGAGCTGGGCAACCTGGCAAAGGACGTTGACGACGGGGACCAGGAGAAACTTGCCTTCGAGCTGGACGGCACACTGCCGGAAGGTTTCAAGGCAGCCATTGAGGGGCAGACGCTCAAGCTCAGCGCTGACTCCGGCGTGGCCGCAGGCCGCAAGGGGATCATCCCGCTGAAGGTGACCGACGGCCGCTCCGGCCCGGTCAGGGCCGCGGTGACGGCCACTGTCGTCGCCTCGAGCCGACCACTGCCAACCGCCAACGAGGATGTCATCGACAAAGCCAATGCCGGCCGGACCGAGACCATCAACGTCCTCGCCAACGACTTCAATCCTTTCGGTGAAACCCCGCTGAAGATCATCTCTGCCACGGTCGAAACCGGTTCTGCTGCCGGTGCTCCTGCCGTCAACGGGGACTCGATCACAGTCACTCCCGCCGATGGCTCCAAGGGAGTCATGGTGATTCGCTACACCGTGCTGGACAAGACCGGGGACCCCTCCCGACAGGCGAGCGGCCGTGTGCGCATCACGGTCCGGGACAAGCCGGATGCCCCCTCGGCACCGACCGCCACGGATGTTCGCAGCCGCACTGCCGTGCTCAAGTGGGCTCCGCCGTCGGACAACGGCGCATCGATCACCAAATACACCGTTCGGTCCAACGGCTTCAGTCAGGACTGCCCCACCACCACCTGCACACTCAGCGGCCTGACCAACGACGTCAAGTACGTCTTCACTGTCACCGCCACCAACGAAGTCGGCGAATCGGAATCGTCCGCGGCATCCAACGAGATCAGGCCGGACGAGAAACCCTCGCCTCCGGAGGCACCCACGGTGAAAGCCGGCGACAAGAATATGGTTATTGCCTGGCCTGCGGCGAAGACCGAGGGCTCAGCCGTCAAGGGCTACAATCTGGAGATTTCGCCGCCGCCGGCCAACGGGGTTGCCGTGAAGAACGGGGTCACCGGTTTGAACTACACCTGGCCGGGACTGACCAACGGCGTGCGATACAAGGTCCGCGCCCAGGCCGTCAACGAGCTTGGCCCCTCCGACTGGGGCATCTACTCGTCCGAAGACAACCCTGCCGGGGTGCCCGCGGCTCCGGCCGCGCCGACGTCTGCCGTGGCCTCAGCGGTCGGAACCACGAACCAGTTGCGCGTTAACTGGTCGGAACCCGACACCAATGGTGATCCGATCAGGAACTACTTCGTCACGATGAGCGGAGGCGGCGGAGCGCCGCAGACCCAGACGATTGCGGGCACAGTGCGCACTGCAAACTTCACGGCAAACAACTCCGAAGCTGAGTACACCTTTACGGTGCAGGCCGAAAACAAAGCGGGAAAGGGGGCCGTCAGCCCGCCTTCCGCGCCGCGGCGCGCCACCGGCAAACTCGGCCAGGTCTCCGGGGTCAGCGTTACCCCGGCAGACACCGGGGGAGCAGGGCGGAAGGTGACCATCAACTTCAAAGAGCTGACCGCTGCCGAACGCAACGGCTCTGCCTACGGTGAAGTCAGCTACAGCTACAACGCCAGCACCGGCCAAGGCGGCCCCATCAAGCCCGGGCAAACCGTGGGAGGCTTCACGAATGGTGACGCCACGTCCATCACCGTGGTGGCCAACTCCACCGTGGCACCAAGCTCCGACGCCAGTACCGCAGCCAGGGCCACGCCATACGGAGCGCCGGGCACGCCGTCGGCGTCGGGCCAGAACGGCGGCCAGAACCAGAAGTCCCTTAGCTTCAGCTGGTCCTCACCGTCGACGGCGACGAACGACGTCGCTAACACACGGATCAATATCGACGGCCGGGGCTGGGAAACTGTCGCGGCGTCCGGAACACGGACGGTGAACACCGGCGGCTTTGACGAACGGCACTCGATTCAGGTGCAAACCAGCAACTCCGTCGGCACCGGCGGGCCCGTTGCCGAAGCCACGGCCCAGTCCGGCCCGGCCAAGACAAATTGGGATGCCGCGGTCAACGGTTACCGCACGTGCACTGACGCGCCTGCCTCAGGGCAAACCTCGTGGCGGTCACCGACGAACGCGGAACATACCTGCGACGGTGTCATCCGTGGCTATCCCTGGATCTACGGCTCCGGCCCGTCCTTCACGGTCAACTGCTTCATGTGGCGCACTGTGCCTGACGCCCGCGGGACCTATAAGTGGTACCGCATCAATACCCATCCTGACGGCCGCTTCGTGGGCCGCGCCATCCAGGTCGGCAATACCACCCTGGGTGAACCCGAAAGTCACGGAATTCCGCAATGTTCATGA